A window of Chitinophaga sp. MM2321 contains these coding sequences:
- a CDS encoding glycoside hydrolase family 2 TIM barrel-domain containing protein, with amino-acid sequence MRRNLLLLGVCLMTVCCYAQDKAGREYIDVNAGWNFRFAYDVRRNAPEEKVSLPHTWNASDPFKGSIDYRRTMGVYSRGITTDPSWKNKRVFLYFEGANSVADVLVNNTFVTQHKGGYTAFCAEITPYLKPGGENKLLVQVSNAARMDVLPLAGDFNIYGGLHRQVWLIVANENCITPLDYASPGVYISQDEVSSSKARISVATKLSLTGKGTGISLRTIVRDARQKEVMTAQSTVDPRDTLVTQHLTITRPHLWEGKKDPYLYEVAVQLLQDDNVIDEVKQPLGLRYFKVDADSGFVLNGRYMDLYGFGYHEDVEGSGSALSREDLESDMALVLESGATAMRLTHYPHASYFYDLADKNGIVLWTEIPLVGPGGYTGTGYANDPSLQQQARQQLVEMIRQYYNHPSIFFWGLFNELKLDYDNPLPFLSRLNELAKKEDPSRITTCATFLDTDTFNHVSDVIAWNKYYGWYGGQFSDIGAWADDMHDKFPRKPIGVSEYGAGANIDHHIEQLKAPIPDGDFHAEEWQTAFHEAHWEEFGRRRFIWSKFIWALRDFGSSIREEGGFQGINDKGLVTYDRRVKKDAFYFYKANWNTTPMLYLTEKRNNDRSKSKTDIKAYTNLPAAALFVNGKPAGEAKKDALGRLLWKDITLKPGNNLLVVKATYAGMTLSDSCRWNLKSGEISFMK; translated from the coding sequence ATGCGAAGAAATCTTTTATTGTTGGGAGTATGTTTAATGACGGTATGTTGTTATGCACAGGATAAAGCGGGAAGAGAATATATAGACGTGAATGCCGGCTGGAATTTTCGTTTTGCCTACGATGTAAGGAGAAATGCACCGGAGGAGAAAGTCAGCTTACCGCATACTTGGAACGCCAGTGACCCCTTTAAGGGAAGTATTGATTACCGCCGCACAATGGGCGTGTACTCCCGCGGTATTACCACTGATCCTTCCTGGAAAAACAAAAGGGTGTTCCTGTATTTTGAAGGTGCGAACTCAGTGGCAGATGTATTGGTGAACAATACATTCGTAACACAGCATAAAGGCGGGTATACAGCGTTCTGCGCGGAAATTACCCCCTATCTTAAACCAGGCGGGGAGAACAAGCTGCTTGTGCAGGTAAGCAATGCCGCCCGCATGGATGTGCTGCCGCTGGCGGGGGACTTTAATATTTACGGTGGCCTACACCGTCAGGTATGGCTGATTGTCGCGAATGAAAATTGCATTACCCCGCTGGATTATGCTTCCCCCGGTGTTTATATCAGCCAGGATGAAGTTTCGTCCTCAAAGGCAAGGATCAGCGTTGCTACGAAACTCTCCCTGACCGGGAAGGGTACCGGTATATCCCTGCGAACGATCGTCAGGGACGCCAGGCAGAAAGAAGTAATGACAGCGCAATCGACCGTTGATCCCCGGGATACTTTGGTCACACAGCATCTTACAATCACGCGGCCGCATTTATGGGAAGGAAAGAAAGACCCTTATTTATACGAAGTTGCCGTGCAGCTGTTGCAGGATGATAACGTGATAGATGAAGTAAAGCAGCCGCTGGGCCTGCGGTATTTCAAAGTGGATGCGGATTCCGGGTTTGTGTTGAATGGCCGGTACATGGACTTATATGGCTTTGGGTATCATGAAGATGTTGAAGGCAGTGGCTCAGCACTCTCCCGGGAAGACCTTGAAAGCGACATGGCGCTGGTGCTTGAATCAGGAGCCACGGCAATGCGGCTGACACATTATCCCCATGCCAGTTACTTTTATGATCTGGCGGACAAAAACGGCATCGTTTTATGGACGGAAATACCGCTGGTGGGTCCGGGCGGTTATACCGGAACAGGCTATGCGAATGATCCATCGCTTCAGCAGCAAGCCAGGCAGCAGCTGGTGGAAATGATCCGCCAGTACTATAATCATCCTTCGATTTTCTTCTGGGGTCTGTTTAATGAATTAAAGCTGGATTACGATAACCCGCTGCCGTTCCTGAGCAGGCTGAACGAGCTCGCAAAGAAGGAGGACCCTTCAAGGATCACTACCTGCGCCACATTTCTCGACACCGATACATTTAATCATGTAAGCGATGTAATCGCGTGGAATAAATATTATGGCTGGTATGGCGGGCAGTTTTCGGATATAGGGGCCTGGGCGGACGATATGCATGATAAATTCCCCCGGAAACCCATCGGTGTAAGCGAGTATGGTGCTGGAGCCAATATAGATCACCACATTGAGCAACTGAAAGCGCCTATACCGGATGGTGACTTTCATGCAGAGGAATGGCAAACCGCATTTCATGAAGCGCATTGGGAAGAATTTGGGAGGCGCCGCTTTATATGGAGCAAGTTTATTTGGGCACTCAGGGATTTTGGTTCTTCCATCCGCGAAGAAGGCGGTTTCCAGGGTATCAACGACAAGGGGCTTGTAACCTACGACCGCCGCGTAAAAAAGGATGCTTTCTATTTTTATAAAGCAAACTGGAACACAACCCCCATGCTTTACCTCACTGAAAAAAGAAACAACGACCGCAGCAAAAGCAAAACCGATATTAAAGCGTATACCAACCTGCCAGCCGCTGCACTTTTTGTAAACGGCAAGCCCGCGGGAGAGGCAAAAAAAGATGCGTTAGGGCGGCTGCTCTGGAAAGATATTACACTAAAACCGGGCAATAACCTGCTTGTCGTGAAAGCGACCTATGCCGGAATGACATTGTCCGACAGTTGCCGCTGGAATCTGAAGAGCGGGGAAATAAGTTTTATGAAATAA
- a CDS encoding FecR domain-containing protein, with translation MYDRRRINDLVEKFFQQSCTAEEKVELAAWIQQSANDEALREVLETAMMQYEPEVAMPGDASERVLANLFGPSRTEEADDATPVRNMRFGPFWKVAASVALLLGCTYGWYAYMQAKRAPLAGNHAPVKEEVLPGGNKAVLTLADGSSITLDSAQNGALALQGGAKIIKLANGQLAYSIANSAKKETLYNTITTPRGGQYRISLPDGSVVWLNAASSLRFPASFTGSKREVELKGEAYFEVARNENMPFHVTVKGIQVAVLGTSFNVNAYDDENTIATTLITGSVKVMKDGDSRMLRPGQQAQLTTQGTLQVADEANVEEVLAWKDGRFQFESAGIEQVMRQIARWYNIEVIYRGPATKEHFSGGISRNVELSKVFKMLEATGAIHLSVENGKVVVES, from the coding sequence ATGTATGACCGGCGAAGAATAAACGATCTGGTGGAGAAGTTTTTTCAACAGTCTTGTACGGCGGAGGAAAAAGTGGAGCTGGCAGCGTGGATTCAGCAATCAGCCAACGATGAAGCACTGCGGGAGGTACTGGAAACCGCCATGATGCAGTATGAACCGGAGGTTGCCATGCCGGGTGATGCCTCAGAGCGGGTACTGGCAAACTTATTCGGGCCGTCGCGTACGGAAGAAGCAGACGATGCCACCCCGGTACGTAACATGCGGTTCGGGCCATTCTGGAAAGTAGCGGCATCGGTGGCGCTGTTGCTGGGATGTACATACGGCTGGTATGCCTATATGCAGGCGAAACGTGCGCCTTTGGCAGGTAACCATGCGCCTGTGAAGGAGGAAGTGTTGCCGGGTGGCAACAAGGCGGTATTGACGCTGGCAGATGGTTCTTCGATAACATTGGATAGTGCACAAAATGGCGCACTGGCATTACAGGGCGGCGCTAAAATAATCAAACTGGCAAACGGACAGCTGGCTTACTCCATTGCAAACAGCGCCAAGAAGGAAACACTATATAATACAATCACAACACCACGCGGTGGACAATACAGGATTTCCCTGCCCGATGGAAGCGTGGTATGGCTGAATGCCGCTTCCTCGCTGCGTTTCCCGGCTTCTTTTACCGGTAGTAAAAGGGAAGTGGAACTAAAGGGGGAAGCCTATTTTGAAGTGGCCAGAAATGAAAACATGCCTTTCCATGTAACCGTAAAAGGAATACAGGTAGCGGTACTGGGCACCTCCTTTAATGTAAATGCCTACGACGATGAAAACACCATCGCTACCACACTGATAACAGGGAGTGTAAAAGTGATGAAAGATGGTGATAGCAGGATGCTGCGACCCGGACAACAGGCGCAGCTCACCACGCAGGGGACACTGCAAGTGGCGGATGAGGCCAATGTAGAAGAAGTACTGGCCTGGAAAGATGGCCGCTTCCAATTTGAAAGCGCAGGTATTGAACAGGTAATGCGGCAGATAGCCCGCTGGTACAATATAGAAGTGATTTACAGAGGTCCGGCTACAAAAGAACATTTTAGCGGAGGGATCTCCCGCAACGTAGAATTATCAAAAGTATTTAAAATGCTGGAAGCCACCGGCGCCATTCATCTTTCTGTGGAAAACGGGAAAGTGGTGGTAGAATCATGA
- a CDS encoding RagB/SusD family nutrient uptake outer membrane protein — protein MKYIIISFAALCLLSCSSKFLDPTNPKAISGEEVWKDPKLVEMFLNRLYNDRPGYEYSNTQDNITDEGRCNYPGDAPNQILIGQWDEVTNPISFWAYDAVRRANEFLAGVDQAAVSDDEKQRMKGEAQFLRAFLYFDMVKRYGEVPIIDKPQSLNDDLLVSRNTLQECFDFIVKELDQAISELPVEAVRGKASKGAAMALKGRVLLYAASPLYNESNDAKKWESAAKANKEIIDAKKYSLFANLNTLWLEKGANAEAIFEIQYRLPEKQHSWDAGLRPLVLANNNAGQLSPLQELVDAFPMKNGKAITDATSGYDPLNPYVGRDDRFYAFIAFNGSKVKGTSSGPPVKEITLETYKGGRDYDASPENVIYNTITGYYTRKATDPENTIYTGSTGSAQPWIELRYAEVLLNFAEAQNEFLGSPDAAVYDAVNEVRKRAGITTDLVAGTLNKQTMRDLIRNERYIELCFEKKRYWDLRRWKMATTVLNGKYGTGVYITKTGSNTFTYEYHHVDPQPNVFTERMYFMPIPQSERSKNKNLTQNPGWK, from the coding sequence ATGAAATATATTATTATAAGCTTTGCGGCCTTGTGCTTGCTCTCCTGTAGTTCAAAGTTCCTCGACCCCACCAATCCCAAGGCCATTTCGGGGGAAGAAGTATGGAAGGACCCGAAACTCGTGGAAATGTTTTTAAACAGGTTGTATAACGACAGACCCGGTTACGAATACTCCAATACACAGGATAATATTACAGATGAAGGAAGATGTAATTATCCGGGTGACGCTCCTAATCAGATCCTCATCGGTCAGTGGGATGAAGTGACGAACCCGATCAGCTTCTGGGCGTATGATGCCGTAAGAAGGGCGAATGAATTCCTGGCTGGTGTTGATCAGGCCGCAGTAAGTGATGACGAAAAACAAAGGATGAAAGGAGAAGCGCAGTTCCTGAGAGCTTTTCTATACTTCGATATGGTAAAAAGATATGGCGAGGTTCCCATTATCGACAAACCGCAAAGTTTGAACGATGATTTGTTGGTAAGCCGTAATACGTTGCAGGAATGTTTTGATTTTATTGTAAAGGAACTGGATCAGGCCATTAGTGAACTGCCGGTTGAAGCTGTAAGGGGAAAGGCCAGTAAAGGTGCTGCCATGGCTTTAAAGGGAAGGGTGTTGCTATACGCTGCCAGCCCGCTCTACAATGAAAGCAACGATGCAAAAAAATGGGAAAGCGCAGCAAAAGCAAACAAGGAAATCATCGATGCAAAAAAGTATAGTCTTTTTGCAAACCTGAACACCTTGTGGCTGGAAAAGGGCGCAAATGCCGAAGCCATTTTTGAAATCCAGTACCGGTTGCCCGAAAAACAACATAGCTGGGATGCCGGACTAAGGCCGCTGGTCCTGGCCAATAATAATGCGGGACAGCTCTCCCCATTACAGGAACTGGTAGATGCTTTCCCTATGAAAAACGGGAAGGCGATCACAGACGCCACTTCGGGATATGATCCGCTGAATCCTTATGTAGGAAGAGATGACCGCTTTTATGCTTTCATCGCTTTCAACGGATCAAAAGTGAAAGGTACCAGCAGTGGCCCTCCCGTAAAGGAGATCACACTGGAAACCTATAAAGGTGGCCGTGATTATGATGCTTCTCCGGAAAACGTCATCTACAATACGATAACGGGCTACTATACACGTAAAGCGACTGATCCTGAAAATACAATCTATACCGGAAGTACCGGAAGTGCACAACCCTGGATTGAACTTCGCTATGCGGAGGTGCTGCTAAACTTTGCGGAGGCGCAGAATGAATTCCTGGGAAGCCCCGATGCTGCTGTTTATGACGCGGTGAACGAGGTGCGCAAACGGGCTGGTATTACCACGGATCTTGTTGCCGGAACCCTGAACAAACAAACCATGCGTGACCTGATCCGGAATGAACGCTATATTGAGCTGTGTTTTGAAAAGAAAAGATACTGGGATTTAAGAAGATGGAAAATGGCTACTACTGTACTAAATGGGAAATACGGCACCGGTGTTTATATCACCAAAACTGGCAGTAACACATTTACATACGAGTATCATCATGTAGATCCACAACCGAATGTATTCACAGAACGGATGTACTTTATGCCGATCCCGCAGAGTGAGCGGTCAAAGAATAAAAATCTCACACAGAACCCGGGATGGAAATAA
- a CDS encoding TonB-dependent receptor produces the protein MKLTSILLTVAFLQVSAKGFSQRITLSQKNTPLKKVFSELKKQSGYDFLYTNETLQRTSRVDVDVKGSSLEEALEACLKDQPVTWTIIDKTVVIKPRIAASDNIVVAPKPPITISGRVTDDKGEPVEGVTIRGKGQSYGAHTDAKGNFTVNATSTKDILVFSFIGFVTREIPIGNETFLTVVLTPEIKSADEVVVVGYGTQKKINLTGSVATISGSELKKTPTSNLTNALGGRMPGVIAVNSNGRPGSGSTIQIRGLSTLNDNSPLVVVDGIIRTDGFGNIDPNEVASISVLKDASAAAVYGARASNGVFLITTKRGKTGKPTITYTGMAGSQSATQYPKLMSSYEFASVRNDALKNQGYDPANPSQAGLFYSAADLEKFRPGITDWYKETFKKNSMQMQHNLSINGGTEAIRYFMSLGYLDQDGMYDNINFKRYNLRANVDAKITKSLNIGLNIDGRQENSNTPGWDANDIFNRVINVNPVRPAYYPDGRAFNSTGSHPIEMIRSSGYGNKVYNIFQGTLFFEQKLLFVDGLSIRGTGSYYKQTLLNKSFNTPYTMYDEDDAGNIINTKVVGGKTSLSQVYEGIDNHTLNLSLNYAKQFKKHDVGGLLLYEQFGSKGSTFTARKEDFATNVKDEFFASGPANQTIDGSGIINDARRSIVGRLNYAFDSRYLFEATFRYDGSYRFPKDSRFGLFPAFSAGWRVSEESFFKNSTAMRFMNNLKIRASKGLIGNDRVDAFQFSDAYSIVAGSGPIFNGLAAPYVQYGVYPNPGITWEKQDNTNIGLDANFFNSMLGLEFDYFFRETRDVLWSRDRSVPGTFGRALPNENYAKVKSKGFELTLTHQQQINSFHYNVRFTASYAVNKVTQIDDPSSALDFQKQLSRPIGYQAGYAALGLFRSQQEADEWYGGTQFGQKSLAGDIKYADVDGDKEITLNDQRVLSDFTNTPRMMYGLSGGIAWKNFDLNFLIQGAAQRNIMLSGSGRIMYQNGGSSNNFAYLADSWSPANPDAKYPLAWVDKRLMNDRNSDFWLKKAGYARLKSVDIGYNFNGNWLKRKNMQTLRVYAAGYNLFTWSQLKEFDPEVETGNGSYYPQQRNINIGVNVSF, from the coding sequence ATGAAGTTGACTTCTATTTTATTAACCGTAGCCTTTTTGCAGGTAAGCGCCAAAGGATTCTCCCAGAGAATTACCTTGTCGCAGAAAAATACCCCGCTTAAAAAAGTGTTCAGTGAATTAAAAAAACAAAGCGGGTACGATTTTCTGTACACGAATGAAACACTGCAACGAACTTCCAGGGTGGATGTTGATGTAAAGGGCAGTAGCCTGGAAGAGGCGCTGGAAGCGTGTTTGAAAGACCAACCCGTTACCTGGACTATTATTGATAAAACGGTTGTTATAAAACCACGGATAGCTGCTTCCGATAATATAGTGGTCGCTCCCAAGCCACCTATCACGATTTCAGGTCGCGTCACGGATGACAAAGGTGAGCCGGTTGAAGGGGTAACGATCCGGGGAAAGGGCCAAAGCTACGGCGCTCATACCGACGCAAAAGGAAACTTTACAGTGAATGCTACTTCTACCAAAGATATACTGGTGTTTAGTTTTATCGGGTTTGTAACCCGGGAGATTCCTATCGGCAACGAAACATTCCTGACGGTTGTACTGACACCTGAAATTAAAAGCGCGGATGAAGTAGTGGTGGTGGGTTATGGTACACAGAAGAAAATAAACCTTACCGGTTCGGTGGCTACTATTTCCGGATCGGAACTAAAGAAAACACCCACCAGTAATCTCACCAATGCACTGGGCGGCAGAATGCCCGGCGTAATCGCGGTGAATAGTAATGGTCGTCCCGGCAGTGGTTCTACCATACAGATCAGGGGCCTGAGTACACTGAATGATAACAGTCCGCTGGTAGTGGTAGATGGTATTATCCGCACAGATGGTTTTGGCAATATCGATCCCAATGAAGTAGCCAGTATTTCTGTGCTGAAAGATGCATCAGCAGCAGCCGTGTATGGCGCCAGGGCGTCCAACGGCGTATTCCTCATCACCACAAAAAGAGGAAAAACAGGCAAGCCAACCATTACCTATACAGGCATGGCCGGATCGCAAAGTGCTACACAATATCCGAAACTGATGTCTTCCTATGAATTTGCATCGGTTAGAAATGATGCGCTCAAAAACCAGGGATACGATCCTGCTAATCCAAGCCAGGCAGGGCTTTTCTACTCTGCTGCCGACCTGGAGAAATTCCGCCCCGGTATCACCGACTGGTACAAAGAAACATTTAAAAAGAATAGTATGCAGATGCAGCATAATCTTTCCATCAATGGTGGAACAGAAGCCATCCGCTACTTTATGTCCCTCGGTTACCTGGACCAGGACGGTATGTACGATAACATCAACTTCAAAAGATATAATCTCCGTGCAAACGTAGATGCTAAAATTACAAAGAGCCTCAACATCGGGTTAAATATTGATGGAAGACAGGAAAACTCCAACACACCGGGATGGGATGCGAATGACATCTTCAACCGCGTGATCAATGTAAACCCTGTACGCCCTGCTTACTATCCTGATGGACGCGCTTTTAACTCAACCGGTTCCCATCCCATAGAAATGATCAGGTCTTCCGGCTATGGCAACAAAGTATACAATATCTTCCAGGGAACCCTGTTCTTTGAACAGAAACTGTTGTTTGTAGACGGTCTTTCCATCCGCGGAACAGGTTCTTATTATAAGCAAACCCTGTTAAACAAATCCTTTAATACACCCTATACCATGTATGATGAGGATGACGCCGGAAATATAATAAATACCAAAGTAGTAGGCGGTAAAACATCCCTGTCGCAAGTGTACGAAGGCATCGACAATCACACGCTGAACCTTTCATTAAACTATGCTAAACAGTTTAAGAAACATGACGTAGGTGGGTTACTGTTATACGAGCAGTTTGGATCGAAAGGAAGTACTTTCACTGCCCGCAAAGAGGATTTCGCCACCAATGTTAAGGATGAATTTTTTGCGAGCGGACCAGCCAATCAAACCATTGATGGAAGTGGTATTATAAATGATGCAAGAAGAAGTATCGTAGGCCGGTTGAATTATGCATTCGACAGCCGGTACTTGTTTGAAGCCACTTTCAGGTATGATGGATCTTATCGCTTCCCTAAAGACAGCCGGTTTGGTTTGTTCCCCGCATTTTCAGCAGGATGGAGAGTTTCAGAGGAATCCTTCTTCAAAAACTCAACGGCCATGCGTTTTATGAACAACCTGAAAATAAGGGCGTCTAAAGGATTGATCGGTAATGACCGGGTGGATGCATTCCAGTTTAGTGATGCCTATTCTATCGTTGCAGGGTCGGGACCTATCTTTAACGGGCTGGCGGCGCCTTATGTGCAATATGGGGTGTATCCTAACCCCGGTATTACCTGGGAAAAACAGGATAATACCAACATTGGTCTGGATGCAAACTTTTTCAATTCCATGTTAGGACTTGAGTTTGATTATTTCTTCCGGGAAACCAGGGATGTGCTTTGGTCGCGCGACCGCTCTGTTCCCGGTACCTTTGGAAGAGCCCTTCCCAATGAAAACTATGCAAAGGTTAAAAGCAAAGGATTTGAATTAACGCTGACCCATCAGCAACAAATCAACAGCTTCCATTATAATGTAAGATTTACCGCCAGCTATGCAGTGAATAAAGTAACACAGATAGATGATCCTTCCAGCGCACTTGACTTTCAGAAACAGCTGAGCCGTCCTATTGGCTATCAGGCAGGATATGCCGCCCTGGGCCTGTTCAGAAGTCAGCAGGAAGCAGACGAGTGGTATGGTGGTACACAGTTTGGACAAAAATCACTGGCCGGAGATATCAAATATGCGGATGTAGATGGAGATAAGGAAATTACATTGAATGATCAGCGCGTATTATCAGACTTCACCAATACGCCGAGAATGATGTATGGATTGTCCGGCGGTATCGCGTGGAAAAACTTTGATCTGAATTTCCTGATCCAGGGAGCTGCACAGCGTAATATTATGCTCAGTGGTTCCGGCCGGATCATGTACCAGAACGGAGGTTCCAGCAACAATTTCGCGTACCTGGCAGACTCCTGGTCGCCCGCAAACCCGGATGCAAAATATCCTTTGGCCTGGGTGGATAAAAGATTGATGAATGATCGTAATTCAGATTTCTGGTTAAAGAAAGCGGGTTATGCCCGGTTGAAATCAGTAGACATCGGCTATAATTTTAATGGCAACTGGCTGAAACGTAAAAACATGCAGACACTGAGAGTGTATGCAGCGGGCTATAACCTGTTTACCTGGAGTCAGTTGAAAGAGTTCGACCCTGAAGTGGAAACCGGGAATGGTAGCTACTATCCCCAGCAGAGGAATATTAATATAGGCGTTAACGTGTCATTCTAA
- a CDS encoding alkaline phosphatase family protein: MLKTLILSIGIFSCLTLAAQQKEKKTLFIIVDGIPADVIEKQPTPNMRRIAGKDGYTRAYVGGEKGGYSQTPTISAVGYNSLLTGTWVNKHNVWDNDIAAQNYNYWSIFRFFKLAYPQKKTAIFSTWLDNRTKLVGDDLPQTGHLHIDHHVDGLELDTTRFPHDKDSWYIHLIDEEVATKAAGYLRTDAPDLTWVYLEYTDDMGHRYGDSERMYAAIKMMDDQVGRIWDALEYRRKNFGEDWLIFITTDHGRDAASGHNHGGQSDRERTTWMVTNAQQLNPYFKNAQPGIVDILPTIARFMKIPIPLENARELEGAALTGKISLTQPTAQLENETVKLTWKAQEKKGTVKIWATTTNNFKTGGQDTYKLIGEAPLQQQQAVVNVKDIPSGFYKIVLEGPDNMMNRWVGKLPE; encoded by the coding sequence ATGTTAAAAACATTGATCCTCTCAATAGGTATTTTTTCCTGCCTCACACTAGCGGCGCAACAAAAAGAAAAAAAGACCCTGTTTATTATTGTAGACGGCATCCCCGCGGATGTGATTGAAAAGCAACCCACGCCTAACATGCGCCGTATTGCCGGGAAAGATGGCTATACCCGTGCCTATGTAGGGGGAGAAAAAGGTGGTTATTCACAAACACCTACCATTTCGGCAGTAGGCTATAACAGCCTGCTCACCGGTACCTGGGTGAATAAACATAATGTATGGGATAATGATATTGCTGCGCAGAACTATAACTATTGGAGCATTTTCCGTTTTTTTAAACTGGCCTACCCGCAAAAGAAAACAGCCATATTTTCTACCTGGCTGGACAACCGCACCAAATTGGTAGGAGATGACCTGCCACAAACCGGTCACCTGCATATCGATCATCATGTAGATGGACTGGAACTGGATACCACCCGCTTTCCGCACGACAAAGACAGCTGGTATATCCACCTGATAGATGAAGAGGTGGCGACAAAAGCAGCCGGCTATCTCCGCACAGATGCACCTGATCTCACATGGGTATACCTCGAATACACGGATGACATGGGCCACCGCTACGGTGACAGTGAAAGAATGTATGCTGCCATCAAAATGATGGATGACCAGGTAGGCCGCATTTGGGATGCATTGGAATACCGCCGCAAAAATTTCGGGGAAGACTGGCTGATCTTTATCACCACTGATCATGGGCGCGATGCAGCCAGCGGTCATAACCACGGTGGGCAATCTGACCGGGAACGCACTACCTGGATGGTAACAAATGCCCAGCAGTTGAATCCATATTTTAAAAATGCTCAGCCAGGCATCGTAGATATTTTACCCACCATAGCCCGCTTCATGAAAATTCCTATTCCGCTGGAAAACGCCCGCGAACTGGAGGGCGCCGCACTCACCGGTAAAATATCGCTGACACAACCCACCGCACAACTGGAAAATGAAACCGTGAAATTAACGTGGAAAGCACAGGAGAAAAAAGGTACCGTAAAAATATGGGCCACCACCACCAATAATTTTAAAACCGGCGGACAGGATACCTATAAACTGATAGGAGAGGCGCCGCTGCAACAGCAGCAGGCCGTAGTAAATGTAAAAGACATCCCTTCCGGGTTCTATAAAATAGTATTGGAAGGACCGGATAATATGATGAACAGATGGGTAGGTAAATTACCGGAATAA
- a CDS encoding RNA polymerase sigma-70 factor — MRSDLYNEKELMQQAAQDSEAAFTTLFHLYKSRLYGYILRLTDSPEMAEDVVQDVFMKLWKNRAGLVEIDHFRGYLFRMAQHHAINAFKRMAAETLLLADKSLQPDTIMSNAEEVLELKDVQQLLHKAVAKLPPQQKLVYTLSREQGLKHEEIAASLRISHSTVNKHMVQALRTIREQLRNYAGSPGSYYILFIIAAAFNK, encoded by the coding sequence ATGAGGAGTGATTTATATAATGAAAAGGAGCTTATGCAGCAGGCAGCGCAGGATAGTGAAGCGGCGTTCACTACTCTTTTCCATTTATATAAGAGCCGGTTGTATGGCTATATTTTACGCCTGACTGATTCTCCGGAAATGGCCGAGGACGTGGTACAGGACGTTTTTATGAAACTATGGAAGAACCGCGCCGGCCTTGTAGAAATTGATCATTTCAGGGGGTACCTGTTCAGAATGGCGCAGCACCACGCTATCAATGCCTTTAAACGGATGGCGGCGGAAACACTGCTGCTGGCAGATAAATCCCTGCAACCCGATACCATCATGTCCAATGCGGAAGAAGTACTGGAACTGAAAGATGTACAGCAGTTACTCCATAAAGCAGTGGCCAAATTACCACCCCAACAAAAGCTCGTATACACCCTCAGCCGCGAACAGGGACTAAAACATGAAGAAATAGCTGCCAGTCTCCGGATATCCCACTCCACCGTAAATAAGCACATGGTACAGGCGCTCCGTACTATCCGGGAGCAGCTCAGGAATTATGCCGGATCACCGGGTAGTTATTACATCTTATTTATTATTGCAGCTGCATTTAATAAATAA